A portion of the Desulfovibrio gilichinskyi genome contains these proteins:
- a CDS encoding glycoside hydrolase, which translates to MKLFAIFHLNLMFSSIPECHRHEVIKRCYWPLLSLIEKHGFPLGIEASAITLEIIQDIDPAWIKKFHDLLHLGQCEFIGSGYGQIIGPLVPSSVNKANLRIGNKIYKEILGITPKIALINEQAWSAGLVTHYLEAGYKGVFMDYDNPARFAENWSEEIQHFPQLAMGIEGESIPVIWSRSMVFQKLQRFVHGELELPEYLKYIENMNTGDGWLPVYGNDAEIFDFRPGRYKTEANQPAESEWSIMLTAFNTLRDRGHKFYLPSKVLADLNRPEACKKLYLSSAEQPVPVKKQRKYNLTRWAVSGRNDFFMNSLCRAIAAELENFNQDDRSLEEKWKELCFCWSSDFRTHITQERFATATSRLNNLAKSIGAEIREPLLRIQGELSNHKGRLLHIKTPLSAVTLNTAKGLAIHEAAFADHDMIPSFGTLEHGYFKSIDLGADFFSGHLIMEGTGSPKETDLYKVSPYLFETEEYTKISCAMEIHQGRLSKAVTIYKDKQQIDILYKFELNSPPQGLLRLGHVTLMTGQMKTDELFYETSNGGNREFFSLKDKSFDHSNNVSFLVSSSQATGITDSIFAIGDKKRALAVAPVIKDHAFIAMVTSLKAEPSPFVRVSFSMQEMDETCSQDACNNKKYFFSTGFSIKPYSKVGRA; encoded by the coding sequence ATGAAACTGTTTGCAATATTCCACCTCAACCTGATGTTTTCCTCCATTCCTGAATGTCACAGGCATGAAGTAATCAAGCGGTGCTATTGGCCGTTGCTCAGTCTTATCGAAAAACACGGGTTTCCTTTAGGAATTGAAGCATCCGCAATCACCCTTGAAATAATACAAGATATAGACCCTGCGTGGATCAAAAAATTTCACGACCTGCTTCACTTAGGACAATGTGAATTCATAGGAAGCGGCTACGGTCAGATAATCGGACCTCTTGTGCCCTCTTCCGTAAACAAAGCTAATTTACGCATCGGCAATAAGATTTATAAAGAGATTCTGGGAATTACCCCGAAAATAGCACTGATAAACGAACAAGCTTGGTCAGCTGGCCTTGTCACCCATTATCTGGAAGCCGGATACAAAGGCGTGTTCATGGACTACGATAATCCCGCACGCTTTGCAGAAAATTGGAGCGAGGAAATACAGCATTTCCCACAGCTCGCCATGGGAATAGAGGGCGAATCCATTCCTGTCATCTGGAGCAGATCAATGGTCTTCCAGAAGTTGCAACGATTTGTGCACGGCGAATTAGAATTACCGGAATATCTAAAGTACATCGAAAATATGAATACAGGTGACGGTTGGCTGCCGGTTTATGGTAATGATGCAGAAATTTTCGATTTCAGACCCGGAAGATATAAAACAGAAGCAAATCAACCGGCAGAAAGTGAATGGTCCATTATGCTGACAGCGTTCAATACGCTGCGAGATCGCGGACATAAATTTTATTTGCCTTCAAAAGTTCTGGCAGATCTTAACCGCCCTGAAGCATGCAAAAAATTATATTTAAGTTCAGCAGAACAGCCCGTACCGGTAAAAAAACAACGTAAATACAACCTAACCCGCTGGGCTGTAAGCGGTAGAAACGACTTCTTCATGAATTCTCTTTGCCGCGCGATTGCTGCAGAACTAGAAAATTTCAATCAAGATGATCGATCTTTAGAAGAGAAATGGAAGGAACTCTGCTTTTGCTGGTCCAGCGATTTTCGCACCCACATTACTCAAGAAAGATTTGCAACGGCTACAAGCCGTTTAAATAATCTAGCTAAGTCTATAGGTGCAGAGATTAGAGAACCACTGCTTAGAATTCAAGGAGAACTATCAAACCATAAGGGGCGACTCCTCCATATAAAGACACCACTTTCTGCTGTGACCCTTAATACCGCAAAGGGACTGGCAATACATGAAGCGGCCTTTGCTGACCATGACATGATTCCATCCTTCGGAACGCTCGAACACGGTTATTTCAAAAGTATTGATCTGGGGGCTGACTTTTTCTCAGGTCATTTGATTATGGAAGGAACCGGAAGTCCTAAGGAAACGGATCTTTATAAAGTCTCTCCGTATTTATTTGAAACAGAAGAATATACAAAAATTTCCTGTGCCATGGAGATACATCAGGGCCGTCTAAGCAAAGCAGTCACAATTTATAAAGATAAACAACAGATAGATATACTTTATAAATTTGAATTAAACTCGCCTCCGCAAGGTTTATTGAGGCTTGGACATGTAACACTGATGACCGGACAAATGAAGACTGATGAACTTTTTTATGAAACATCAAATGGCGGTAATCGAGAATTTTTTTCTTTAAAAGACAAATCCTTTGACCATAGCAATAATGTATCTTTTTTGGTATCTTCCTCACAAGCAACGGGTATAACTGACTCAATCTTTGCTATAGGTGATAAAAAAAGAGCTCTTGCTGTGGCCCCTGTTATTAAGGATCATGCATTTATTGCAATGGTTACATCCCTTAAGGCAGAGCCGTCTCCATTTGTGCGAGTTTCTTTTTCCATGCAGGAAATGGATGAGACATGCAGTCAAGATGCATGCAATAATAAGAAATATTTTTTTTCTACGGGATTCAGCATTAAACCATATTCAAAGGTGGGCAGAGCATAA